The Streptomyces sp. NBC_01268 genome window below encodes:
- a CDS encoding RDD family protein translates to MSNDQPPPPPGQPSDDDPFAKRPPDPTPPGPPPGGPPPGGPPPGGPPPGGPPPGNPYDSAPPPPPPYGGYGGGYGGTDPLAGMPPLAESGRRIAARIIDWLIVAVPLAIIGIPFDVYQRATDDGNDFSDTVNSFNGGGQLVFQLITIVAYVGYDTLMNAKMGRTLGKKWLKLRVAMLNDGSTPSMNSSLIRAIVLWLPALICCACLWPLLLLILILVDKPYKQGLHDKAAKTVVVQVAP, encoded by the coding sequence ATGAGCAACGATCAGCCGCCGCCGCCTCCGGGCCAGCCGTCCGATGACGATCCGTTCGCCAAGCGCCCACCGGACCCCACTCCGCCGGGCCCTCCGCCGGGCGGACCTCCGCCCGGCGGGCCGCCACCCGGCGGACCCCCGCCGGGCGGGCCGCCGCCGGGGAACCCGTACGACAGCGCGCCGCCCCCGCCCCCGCCCTACGGCGGCTACGGCGGCGGTTACGGCGGTACCGATCCGCTCGCCGGCATGCCGCCGCTGGCCGAGTCGGGGCGGCGCATCGCGGCGCGGATCATCGACTGGCTGATCGTCGCCGTGCCGCTCGCGATCATCGGCATCCCGTTCGACGTGTACCAGCGGGCCACCGACGACGGCAACGACTTCAGCGACACGGTCAACAGCTTCAACGGCGGCGGGCAGCTCGTCTTCCAGCTCATCACCATCGTCGCGTACGTCGGGTACGACACCCTGATGAACGCCAAGATGGGGCGGACCCTCGGCAAGAAGTGGCTGAAGCTGCGGGTCGCGATGCTCAACGACGGCTCCACCCCGTCGATGAACAGCTCCCTCATCCGCGCGATCGTGCTGTGGCTGCCCGCGCTGATCTGCTGCGCCTGCCTGTGGCCGCTGCTCCTGCTGATCCTGATCCTGGTCGACAAGCCCTACAAGCAGGGCCTGCACGACAAGGCCGCCAAGACCGTGGTGGTGCAGGTCGCCCCGTAA
- a CDS encoding immune inhibitor A domain-containing protein, which yields MTNRRRAIRASAVVVALAATAATASTFTTAWADNHVSAPSAAAPGARSVDKTTVDHDLDGPFSKQQEQQRKAALEQVLSGESKIESRGGSKVVKLDSKKYVELGREKTDKIFTILVEFGDQVDNTTLVDRKDDDTDELKPKFGGTPGPLHNRIAKPDRANDNSTAWQADYNQQHFQDLYFGTGKDKKGQPKQSLKTYYEKTSSGRYSVDGAVSDWVKVPYNEARYGSNYCGQTNCANVWDTVRDGLVAWNADQKAKGKTDAEIKATLAQYDQWDRYDFDADGNFNEPDGYIDHFQIVHAGEDESAGGGAEGTNALWAHRWYAYGTDAGKTGPANNKSGGTQVGTSGIWVGDYTMQPENGGLGVYAHEYGHDLGLPDHYDTSGGENSTGFWTLMSSGSWLGTGKDSIGDLPGDMNAWDKLQLGWLNYAKVNDWQRGTKTTHKLGVSEYNTKNPQALVVELPKKTVPTDVVAPAEGASQWWSNMGDDLKNTLTRPVDLTGKTSASLELQGWYDIEQDYDYLYAEVSTDGGANWTALDGTADGKPLQKDASGAPALTGASEKHQKLVYGLDAYAGKKFDLRFRYQTDGGAGGKGFTADAITLTADGAPVFSDNAENGDNGWVAKGFSRIGNGFTKDYEQYYIAENRQYVSYDQTLKVGPYNFGFTGDKASWVEHYPYQNGLLIWKWDLSQKDNNTSQHPGVGRILPIDAHPSPLKWSDGTLMRGRVQAYDSPFSISRTDGFALHKAGVGTWVPSQAGNPTFDDRKGVYWFKETERSGVQVTDTNTKIQVVKEAKDGSTITVQVGPSTK from the coding sequence GTGACCAACAGACGACGGGCGATCCGAGCGTCCGCAGTCGTCGTGGCGCTCGCGGCCACCGCCGCCACCGCCTCGACCTTCACCACCGCGTGGGCCGACAACCACGTCAGCGCGCCGTCCGCGGCCGCGCCCGGGGCGCGCTCCGTGGACAAGACCACGGTCGACCACGACCTCGACGGTCCGTTCAGCAAGCAGCAGGAGCAGCAGCGCAAGGCTGCCCTGGAGCAGGTGCTGAGCGGCGAGAGCAAGATCGAGAGCCGTGGCGGCTCGAAGGTCGTCAAGCTGGACAGCAAGAAGTACGTCGAGCTGGGCCGCGAGAAGACCGACAAGATCTTCACGATCCTGGTCGAGTTCGGTGACCAGGTCGACAACACCACCCTGGTCGACCGCAAGGACGACGACACGGACGAGCTGAAGCCGAAGTTCGGCGGCACGCCCGGCCCGCTGCACAACCGCATAGCCAAGCCGGACCGTGCGAACGACAACTCCACGGCCTGGCAGGCGGACTACAACCAGCAGCACTTCCAGGACCTGTACTTCGGCACCGGCAAGGACAAGAAGGGCCAGCCGAAGCAGTCCCTGAAGACCTACTACGAGAAGACCTCGTCCGGCCGCTACTCGGTCGACGGTGCCGTCTCCGACTGGGTCAAGGTCCCGTACAACGAGGCCCGTTACGGCTCGAACTACTGCGGTCAGACCAACTGCGCCAACGTCTGGGACACCGTGCGTGACGGCCTCGTGGCCTGGAACGCCGACCAGAAGGCCAAGGGCAAGACCGACGCCGAGATCAAGGCGACCCTGGCGCAGTACGACCAGTGGGACCGCTACGACTTCGACGCCGACGGCAACTTCAACGAGCCCGACGGCTACATCGACCACTTCCAGATCGTCCACGCGGGCGAGGACGAGTCGGCCGGCGGCGGCGCCGAGGGCACCAACGCCCTGTGGGCGCACCGCTGGTACGCCTACGGCACCGACGCGGGCAAGACCGGCCCGGCGAACAACAAGTCCGGTGGCACGCAGGTCGGCACCTCGGGCATCTGGGTCGGCGACTACACGATGCAGCCCGAGAACGGCGGCCTCGGCGTCTACGCCCACGAGTACGGTCACGACCTCGGTCTGCCGGACCACTACGACACCTCCGGCGGCGAGAACTCCACGGGCTTCTGGACCCTCATGTCCTCCGGCTCGTGGCTCGGCACCGGCAAGGACTCCATCGGCGACCTCCCCGGCGACATGAACGCCTGGGACAAGCTGCAGCTCGGCTGGCTGAACTACGCCAAGGTCAACGACTGGCAGCGTGGCACCAAGACCACCCACAAGCTGGGCGTCTCGGAGTACAACACCAAGAACCCGCAGGCGCTCGTCGTCGAGCTGCCGAAGAAGACGGTCCCCACCGACGTCGTGGCCCCCGCCGAGGGTGCCTCGCAGTGGTGGAGCAACATGGGTGACGACCTCAAGAACACCCTGACGCGCCCCGTCGACCTGACCGGCAAGACGTCGGCCTCCCTGGAGCTCCAGGGCTGGTACGACATCGAGCAGGACTACGACTACCTGTACGCCGAGGTCTCCACCGACGGCGGCGCCAACTGGACCGCCCTCGACGGCACCGCCGACGGCAAGCCGCTCCAGAAGGACGCCTCCGGCGCCCCGGCCCTGACCGGCGCCTCGGAGAAGCACCAGAAGCTTGTCTACGGCCTGGACGCCTACGCGGGCAAGAAGTTCGACCTGCGCTTCCGCTACCAGACGGACGGCGGCGCCGGCGGCAAGGGCTTCACGGCCGACGCCATCACGCTGACCGCCGACGGTGCCCCCGTCTTCTCGGACAACGCCGAGAACGGTGACAACGGCTGGGTCGCCAAGGGCTTCTCGCGCATCGGCAACGGGTTCACGAAGGACTACGAGCAGTACTACATCGCGGAGAACCGCCAGTACGTCTCGTACGACCAGACCCTCAAGGTCGGCCCGTACAACTTCGGCTTCACCGGCGACAAGGCCAGCTGGGTCGAGCACTACCCGTACCAGAACGGTCTGCTGATCTGGAAGTGGGACCTGTCCCAGAAGGACAACAACACCTCCCAGCACCCGGGTGTGGGTCGCATCCTCCCGATCGACGCCCACCCGAGCCCGCTGAAGTGGAGCGACGGCACCCTGATGCGCGGTCGCGTCCAGGCGTACGACTCGCCGTTCAGCATCTCCCGCACGGACGGCTTCGCGCTCCACAAGGCCGGCGTCGGCACCTGGGTCCCGTCCCAGGCCGGCAACCCGACCTTCGACGACCGCAAGGGCGTCTACTGGTTCAAGGAGACCGAGCGCTCCGGTGTCCAGGTAACTGACACCAACACCAAGATCCAGGTCGTCAAGGAGGCCAAGGACGGCTCCACGATCACGGTCCAGGTGGGTCCCTCGACCAAGTAA
- a CDS encoding SsgA family sporulation/cell division regulator gives MQNTEKNNVVERELELKLVLSPERSLPVPARLAYRVDDPYAVHITFHIGSEHPVNWTFARELLVEGVFRACGHGDVRIWPTKVDGRNVILMALSSPDGDALLEAPSAQVSAWLERTLRAVPPGTETEQLGIDDGLAELLATTVLADDLWLRDPWPSDESADGDL, from the coding sequence ATGCAGAACACCGAGAAGAACAACGTCGTCGAGCGCGAACTCGAGCTGAAGCTGGTCCTGTCCCCCGAGCGTTCGCTCCCCGTCCCGGCCCGCCTCGCCTACCGCGTCGACGACCCGTACGCCGTGCACATCACCTTCCACATCGGCTCGGAGCACCCGGTGAACTGGACCTTCGCCCGCGAGCTCCTCGTCGAGGGCGTCTTCCGGGCCTGCGGCCACGGCGACGTGCGCATCTGGCCGACCAAGGTCGACGGGCGCAACGTGATCCTGATGGCGCTCTCCTCCCCCGACGGCGACGCCCTCCTGGAGGCGCCCTCCGCGCAGGTGTCCGCCTGGCTGGAGCGGACCCTGCGCGCGGTGCCGCCGGGCACCGAGACCGAGCAGCTCGGCATCGACGACGGCCTCGCCGAGCTGCTCGCCACCACCGTGCTCGCCGACGACCTCTGGCTGCGCGACCCGTGGCCGTCGGACGAGTCCGCGGACGGCGACCTGTGA
- a CDS encoding RDD family protein: protein MATPPGGGGEVPQAGYYPDPSIPGYIRYWNGGSWVPGTSRPAPGEGEALPAPPVSLAPQLAPSPAPAPSLPSVPAVEETGPVFLDADPEPSAAQEPASAWHATTSVQTGFGGERDQRVSWGRSDAVLPAQQPPADPRAAAAPAWPQTGTTPADPRQAESRQADPRQAESRQAEPLPADPRQADRRQAGPASSWPAADASVATPESPDRADRADRPEAGGSAGTGPGAGAAPVWPAAGGQADEPAPVPGRSTPGAAAPASGPAVGASQDALAAPARLGGMPVTPSWAQQAPQAQQAPQAQQAPQAQQAPQAQQTPHQAAQPTPQPTQAVQAPQPQAQPFPAQSSPQPQPQPQPQPQLQPQPQDPQPVTPWKPPVEDVFMAAARAQAAARPAGLGKRLAARLIDTVVLGAVVGAVAYPFVTGAVDHINEKIEAAKQSGVTVQVWLIDSTTSVQLGIVLAALLVLGALYEALPTSRWGRTLGKKLCGIEVRDIEAHEPPAFGAALRRWLVYSVLGLLVLGVLNVLWCLFDRPWRQCWHDKAARTFVAG, encoded by the coding sequence GTGGCTACTCCTCCTGGAGGCGGCGGAGAGGTACCGCAGGCGGGCTACTACCCGGATCCGTCGATCCCCGGGTACATCCGGTACTGGAACGGCGGTTCGTGGGTGCCCGGCACGAGCCGCCCGGCGCCCGGGGAGGGCGAGGCCCTCCCGGCCCCGCCGGTCTCGCTCGCGCCCCAGCTGGCCCCGAGCCCGGCGCCCGCGCCCTCGCTCCCGTCGGTCCCGGCGGTCGAGGAGACCGGCCCGGTCTTCCTCGACGCCGACCCCGAGCCGTCCGCCGCCCAGGAACCCGCCTCGGCGTGGCACGCGACGACCTCCGTCCAGACCGGCTTCGGCGGCGAGCGCGACCAGCGGGTCTCCTGGGGCCGGAGCGACGCCGTCCTCCCGGCGCAGCAGCCCCCGGCCGACCCGCGCGCCGCCGCCGCCCCCGCGTGGCCCCAGACGGGCACCACACCGGCCGACCCGCGTCAGGCGGAGTCGCGTCAGGCCGACCCGCGTCAGGCGGAGTCGCGTCAGGCCGAACCCCTCCCGGCCGACCCGCGCCAGGCCGACCGTCGCCAGGCCGGCCCGGCGTCCTCCTGGCCGGCGGCGGACGCCTCCGTGGCGACGCCCGAGTCGCCTGACCGGGCCGACCGGGCCGACCGGCCGGAGGCCGGCGGGTCCGCCGGTACGGGGCCGGGCGCGGGTGCTGCTCCCGTCTGGCCCGCCGCCGGTGGCCAGGCCGACGAACCGGCGCCCGTGCCGGGCCGGTCGACGCCGGGTGCCGCGGCTCCCGCGAGCGGCCCCGCCGTCGGCGCCTCTCAGGACGCCCTGGCCGCCCCCGCGCGGCTCGGCGGGATGCCCGTGACGCCCTCCTGGGCCCAGCAGGCTCCCCAAGCCCAGCAGGCTCCCCAAGCCCAGCAGGCTCCCCAAGCCCAGCAGGCTCCCCAGGCCCAGCAGACCCCGCACCAGGCGGCGCAGCCGACCCCGCAGCCGACGCAGGCCGTACAGGCCCCGCAGCCCCAGGCCCAGCCCTTCCCGGCCCAGTCGTCCCCCCAGCCTCAGCCTCAGCCTCAGCCCCAGCCCCAACTCCAGCCTCAGCCCCAGGACCCCCAGCCCGTCACCCCCTGGAAGCCTCCCGTCGAGGACGTGTTCATGGCGGCCGCGCGGGCGCAGGCCGCCGCTCGGCCGGCGGGGCTCGGGAAGCGGCTGGCGGCGCGGCTCATCGACACCGTGGTGCTCGGGGCGGTGGTCGGGGCCGTGGCGTATCCGTTCGTCACCGGCGCCGTCGACCACATCAACGAGAAGATCGAGGCGGCCAAGCAGTCCGGCGTCACCGTCCAGGTGTGGCTGATCGACTCGACGACCTCCGTGCAGCTCGGCATCGTCCTCGCCGCGCTCCTGGTGCTGGGCGCGCTCTACGAGGCGCTGCCCACGTCCCGGTGGGGGCGCACGCTCGGGAAGAAGCTGTGCGGGATCGAGGTGCGGGACATCGAGGCGCACGAGCCGCCCGCGTTCGGTGCCGCGCTGCGCCGCTGGCTGGTCTACAGCGTGCTCGGGCTGCTGGTGCTCGGGGTGCTGAACGTCCTGTGGTGCCTGTTCGACCGGCCGTGGCGGCAGTGCTGGCACGACAAGGCGGCCCGCACCTTCGTCGCCGGGTAG
- a CDS encoding tetratricopeptide repeat protein, giving the protein MKSENVSRTVLACGVGAVLAATALLYVPELIGRTPAPPPGPAERAVSAAHAGARAALPDLVALIGDRERWLRTHPADDASWAVLGTAYTERGLRRADPADFPRAEDALKRSLAVLPAGRGNLDAELGMAALANARGDFGTAKRWGEQARKANPKRWSAYPVLIDAYEGLGDYKAAQKATETLAELHTGPAVSARSAHLYRNRGWREDAGAAALDSVALAESGADKAAALARLGDLAWERGEPAEALGSYDTALSLVRDDAPSLAGRARSLAALGRTDEAVHTWQAALARQPLPEFLLEAGELYESLGRDGDARTLYGRLRTQRLPGAEVALGLLAADHGDPAEAVLLLRAQWARGHRSVRVADALGWALYRSGEPKEALEYAKRATDEGLRSALFAYHRGEIERVLEEGGPARRHLAEALRINPYFSPLLAPRAKEAVKALGDLPDELPKDVRQEEPKKPTEARKA; this is encoded by the coding sequence ATGAAGAGCGAGAACGTGTCGAGGACGGTGCTGGCCTGCGGGGTGGGCGCGGTGCTCGCCGCGACGGCGCTGCTGTACGTACCGGAACTGATCGGCCGCACGCCGGCGCCCCCGCCCGGTCCCGCCGAGCGGGCGGTGAGCGCGGCGCACGCCGGAGCGCGGGCGGCGCTGCCCGATCTGGTCGCGCTGATCGGCGACCGGGAACGGTGGCTGCGGACCCATCCCGCTGACGACGCGTCATGGGCGGTGCTCGGCACTGCCTATACGGAGCGCGGGCTGCGGCGCGCGGACCCGGCGGACTTCCCCCGCGCCGAGGACGCCCTGAAGCGCTCCCTCGCCGTCCTGCCCGCCGGGCGCGGGAACCTGGACGCGGAGCTGGGCATGGCGGCGCTGGCGAACGCACGCGGCGACTTCGGTACGGCCAAGCGCTGGGGCGAGCAGGCCCGCAAGGCGAACCCGAAGCGCTGGTCGGCGTATCCGGTGCTGATCGACGCGTACGAGGGCCTCGGCGACTACAAGGCGGCCCAGAAGGCGACGGAGACCCTCGCCGAGCTGCACACGGGCCCGGCGGTCAGCGCCCGCTCGGCGCACCTGTACCGCAACCGCGGCTGGCGCGAGGACGCGGGCGCGGCGGCCCTGGACTCGGTGGCGCTCGCGGAGTCGGGCGCGGACAAGGCGGCGGCCCTGGCGCGGCTGGGCGACCTGGCGTGGGAGCGGGGCGAGCCGGCGGAGGCCCTGGGCTCGTACGACACGGCGCTGAGCCTCGTACGGGACGACGCCCCGTCGCTGGCGGGCCGCGCGCGGAGTCTCGCGGCACTCGGCCGCACCGACGAGGCCGTGCACACCTGGCAGGCCGCCCTGGCCCGGCAGCCGCTGCCCGAGTTCCTCCTGGAGGCGGGCGAGCTGTACGAGTCGCTGGGCCGGGACGGGGACGCGCGGACCCTGTACGGGCGCCTGCGGACCCAGCGCCTGCCGGGCGCCGAGGTGGCGCTCGGTCTGCTCGCGGCGGACCACGGCGACCCCGCGGAGGCCGTGCTCCTCCTGCGCGCGCAGTGGGCGCGGGGCCACCGCTCGGTGCGGGTGGCGGATGCGCTCGGCTGGGCGCTGTACCGGTCGGGCGAGCCCAAGGAGGCCCTGGAGTACGCGAAGCGGGCCACCGACGAGGGCCTGCGCAGCGCGCTGTTCGCGTACCACCGGGGCGAGATCGAGCGCGTCCTGGAGGAGGGCGGCCCGGCCCGCCGCCACCTGGCGGAGGCGCTGCGGATCAACCCGTACTTCTCCCCGCTGCTCGCCCCGCGCGCGAAGGAGGCCGTGAAGGCCCTGGGCGACCTCCCGGACGAGCTCCCCAAGGACGTGCGGCAGGAGGAGCCGAAGAAGCCGACGGAGGCCAGGAAGGCCTGA
- a CDS encoding S1C family serine protease — translation MKVRARSAAVAAAALVLGLTAGRASAYGTDLDPKEIYERSAPSTVHVLGKTGSGTGFVYDADKGLIATAAHVVQGEASLKAVVGDRPAAPVRVVGIDPCEDLAVLAFTSPQSDLKAMEFGDSKDLQAADTVVALGYPASLGSEGDTQKPAFTSGSVQNPSVHDAEPSDSLPRYPATIQHSATINPGNSGGPLLDADDKVVGINVLSVTGDTQGQFYSISSDHARPILDSLAAGQVKNDPGWRLKAVDDPTVPDDFVTEDQAQVEAIQKRLSADQVAGVLVVGVTSNSPAAKAELETMDVMTGMKDSPVANVGEVCDVLQSAGPGETIPLEGVYTFDDPNQSIKFGDGWSTNLVLSKNSGGSGSG, via the coding sequence ATGAAGGTACGGGCCAGAAGCGCCGCGGTCGCGGCTGCCGCGCTGGTACTGGGACTGACGGCCGGCCGCGCGTCGGCGTACGGGACCGACCTGGACCCCAAGGAGATCTACGAGCGGTCCGCACCCAGCACCGTCCACGTGCTGGGCAAGACCGGGTCCGGCACCGGGTTCGTCTACGACGCCGACAAGGGACTCATCGCCACGGCCGCCCATGTGGTGCAGGGCGAGGCATCGCTGAAGGCCGTCGTCGGTGACCGGCCGGCGGCGCCGGTGCGGGTGGTCGGCATCGACCCCTGCGAGGACCTCGCCGTGCTGGCCTTCACCTCGCCGCAGTCGGACCTGAAGGCGATGGAGTTCGGCGACAGCAAGGACCTCCAGGCCGCCGACACGGTCGTCGCGCTCGGCTACCCGGCCTCCCTCGGCAGCGAGGGCGACACGCAGAAGCCCGCGTTCACCAGTGGCAGCGTGCAGAACCCGAGCGTCCACGACGCGGAGCCGTCCGACTCGCTCCCCCGCTACCCCGCCACGATCCAGCACTCGGCCACCATCAACCCGGGAAACTCCGGCGGCCCCCTGCTCGACGCCGACGACAAGGTGGTCGGGATCAACGTGCTGAGCGTGACCGGCGACACGCAGGGGCAGTTCTACTCGATCAGCTCGGACCACGCCCGCCCGATCCTCGACTCCCTGGCGGCCGGCCAGGTCAAGAACGACCCCGGCTGGCGCCTCAAGGCCGTGGACGACCCGACGGTGCCCGACGACTTCGTGACCGAGGACCAGGCCCAGGTCGAGGCGATCCAGAAGCGGCTGAGCGCGGACCAGGTCGCCGGGGTGCTCGTCGTCGGCGTGACCAGCAACTCGCCCGCGGCCAAGGCCGAACTGGAGACCATGGACGTCATGACCGGCATGAAGGACAGTCCCGTGGCGAACGTCGGCGAGGTCTGTGACGTCCTCCAGTCCGCCGGCCCCGGGGAGACCATCCCGCTCGAAGGCGTCTACACCTTCGACGACCCGAACCAGAGCATCAAGTTCGGCGACGGCTGGAGCACCAACCTCGTGCTCAGCAAGAACAGCGGCGGGAGCGGGAGCGGATAG
- a CDS encoding FAD-binding oxidoreductase: MDDLQQDDLQARLHRELRAGLPAEALLTDPDVTASYAHDMAGFCEAGSPAVVVLPRTVEQVQHVMRTATALRVPVVPQGARTGLSGGANASDGCIVLSLVKMDRILEIDTVDRIAVVEPGVINAVLSRAVAEQGLSYPPDPSSWETCTIGGNIGTASGGLCCVKYGVTAEYVLGLDVVLADGRLLRTGRRTAKGVAGYDLTRLFVGSEGSLGVVVGAVLALRPQPPAQLALAAEFPSAAAACEAVCAIMERGHTPSLLELMDGTTVRAVNRLAHMGLPDTTEALLLCAFDTPDPGADLAAVAELCRAAGATEVVPAEDAAESELLLQARRLSLTALETIKSATMIDDVCVPRTKLAAMLAGTAAIAEKYGLTIGVCAHAGDGNTHPVVCFDHADEDESRRARESFDEIMALGLGLGGTITGEHGVGVLKKEWLARELGPVGVELQRGIKRTFDPLGLLNPGKLF, from the coding sequence ATGGACGATCTTCAGCAGGACGATCTTCAGGCGCGGCTCCACCGGGAGCTGCGCGCCGGACTCCCCGCCGAGGCGCTGCTCACCGACCCGGACGTCACCGCCTCGTACGCCCACGACATGGCCGGCTTCTGCGAGGCCGGCAGCCCCGCGGTGGTCGTGCTGCCCCGCACCGTCGAGCAGGTCCAGCACGTCATGCGCACGGCGACCGCGCTGCGCGTCCCGGTCGTCCCGCAGGGCGCCCGTACCGGCCTGTCCGGCGGCGCCAACGCCTCGGACGGCTGCATCGTGCTCTCCCTGGTCAAGATGGACCGCATCCTGGAGATCGACACGGTCGACCGGATCGCCGTCGTCGAACCGGGCGTGATCAACGCCGTGCTCTCCCGGGCCGTCGCCGAGCAGGGCCTCTCCTACCCGCCGGACCCCTCCAGCTGGGAGACGTGCACCATCGGCGGGAACATCGGCACCGCCTCCGGCGGCCTGTGCTGCGTGAAGTACGGGGTCACCGCCGAGTACGTGCTCGGTCTGGACGTCGTGCTCGCCGACGGGCGGCTGCTGCGGACCGGTCGGCGCACCGCCAAGGGCGTCGCCGGATATGACCTGACCCGGCTCTTCGTCGGCTCCGAGGGCAGCCTGGGCGTCGTCGTCGGGGCGGTGCTGGCGCTCCGGCCGCAGCCGCCCGCCCAGCTCGCGCTCGCCGCCGAGTTCCCCTCCGCGGCCGCCGCCTGCGAGGCCGTCTGCGCGATCATGGAGCGCGGCCACACGCCGTCGTTGCTGGAACTCATGGACGGCACCACCGTCCGGGCCGTCAACAGGCTGGCCCACATGGGGCTGCCCGACACCACCGAAGCCCTGCTGCTGTGCGCCTTCGACACGCCCGATCCCGGAGCCGACCTGGCCGCCGTCGCGGAGCTCTGCCGGGCGGCCGGGGCCACCGAGGTCGTGCCCGCCGAGGACGCCGCCGAGTCCGAACTGCTGCTCCAGGCGCGCCGGCTGTCGCTCACCGCGCTGGAGACGATCAAGAGCGCGACCATGATCGACGATGTGTGCGTGCCGCGCACGAAGCTGGCGGCGATGCTGGCCGGCACGGCCGCGATCGCCGAGAAGTACGGGCTGACCATCGGGGTCTGCGCGCACGCGGGCGACGGCAACACCCATCCCGTCGTCTGCTTCGACCACGCCGACGAGGACGAGTCGCGGCGGGCCCGGGAGTCCTTCGACGAGATCATGGCGCTCGGGCTCGGCCTGGGCGGCACGATCACCGGCGAGCACGGAGTGGGCGTGCTGAAGAAGGAGTGGCTGGCGAGGGAGTTGGGGCCGGTGGGGGTGGAGTTGCAGCGCGGCATCAAGCGGACCTTCGACCCGCTGGGCCTGCTGAACCCCGGCAAGCTCTTCTGA